A single window of Inquilinus sp. Marseille-Q2685 DNA harbors:
- a CDS encoding CBS domain-containing protein has protein sequence MRVSEAMTRDVHVANPRETIREAAQAMASLDVGALPVGDNDRLVGMITDRDIATRGVARGWAPTPGSPTS, from the coding sequence ATGAGAGTCAGCGAAGCGATGACCCGCGACGTGCATGTCGCAAATCCGCGCGAGACGATCCGCGAGGCCGCGCAGGCGATGGCGAGCCTCGATGTCGGCGCCTTGCCGGTCGGGGACAACGACCGCCTGGTCGGGATGATCACCGATCGGGACATCGCGACCCGCGGCGTGGCCAGGGGCTGGGCCCCGACGCCAGGATCGCCGACATCATGA
- a CDS encoding alpha/beta fold hydrolase has protein sequence MATTRLVRTPWLDITFETAGPPDGVPVVLVHGWPDDVRCWDRVAPQLAEAGCRVYSPYLRGCGPTRFLSADTMRSGAIAALGQDLADFVEGLDLRDALIVGYDWGARAGYAAAALFPRRLRGLVAMAAGYATGTPVREMPYELAKAYWYEWLVATKAGREAMQTDRRRLCRYLWESWSPGWRFTEEEFQASAASWDNPDWAAISIHAYLQRWGETAGAPEHEEVEGRLARTPQIGVPTIMLHGARDGDNLPDTSAGKEAFFGNGYERRVLDGVGHFVPREAPGEVVAAVRRLLSH, from the coding sequence ATGGCGACGACCCGGCTGGTGCGGACGCCCTGGCTCGACATCACCTTCGAGACGGCCGGTCCCCCGGACGGCGTGCCCGTGGTCCTGGTCCATGGCTGGCCGGACGACGTCCGGTGCTGGGACCGGGTCGCGCCGCAGCTGGCGGAGGCGGGATGCCGTGTCTACTCGCCCTATCTGCGCGGCTGCGGTCCGACGAGGTTCCTCTCCGCCGACACGATGCGCAGCGGCGCCATCGCGGCGCTGGGCCAGGACCTCGCCGACTTCGTCGAGGGGCTCGACCTTCGCGATGCGCTGATCGTCGGATACGACTGGGGCGCCCGGGCGGGCTACGCCGCCGCCGCGCTGTTTCCACGGCGCCTGCGGGGCCTGGTGGCGATGGCGGCCGGCTACGCGACCGGCACGCCCGTCCGGGAGATGCCCTACGAGCTGGCGAAGGCCTATTGGTACGAATGGCTGGTGGCGACGAAGGCGGGGCGCGAAGCGATGCAGACGGACCGGCGGCGGCTGTGCCGGTACCTCTGGGAGAGCTGGTCGCCCGGCTGGCGGTTCACCGAAGAGGAGTTCCAGGCCAGCGCCGCATCCTGGGACAATCCGGACTGGGCCGCGATCAGCATCCATGCCTATCTGCAGCGTTGGGGCGAGACGGCCGGGGCCCCGGAGCATGAGGAGGTGGAAGGCCGCCTGGCCCGGACGCCGCAGATCGGCGTCCCGACGATCATGCTTCACGGCGCCCGCGACGGCGACAACCTGCCGGACACCTCCGCCGGCAAGGAGGCGTTCTTCGGCAACGGCTACGAGCGCCGGGTCCTCGATGGCGTCGGGCATTTCGTGCCGCGGGAAGCGCCCGGCGAGGTGGTCGCGGCCGTGCGGCGCCTGCTGTCGCATTGA
- a CDS encoding cysteine hydrolase family protein, translating to MERDGLRHGPLGDSVLHLCIDMQELFARETPWHVPWAHRTAPSIRRVVRHRPERTAFTRFLPPETPEDMPGAWRRFYTRWAEMTRGAIDPTWLELVPVLAEFVPPALVFDKHGYSAFTAPGLGRRLRETGIDTLIVTGGETDICVWATVIGAVDRGYRVVLAADGVCSTSDATHESLLHLCRSRFSQQIEVAWIDEIVDAWR from the coding sequence ATGGAGCGGGATGGGCTGCGGCACGGGCCGCTCGGAGACTCCGTCCTCCATCTCTGCATCGACATGCAGGAGCTGTTCGCGCGCGAGACGCCCTGGCATGTGCCCTGGGCCCATCGCACGGCGCCGTCGATCCGGCGCGTCGTCCGGCACCGGCCGGAGCGCACGGCGTTCACCCGGTTCCTGCCGCCCGAGACGCCGGAGGATATGCCGGGCGCCTGGCGTCGCTTCTACACCCGCTGGGCGGAGATGACGCGCGGCGCGATCGACCCGACGTGGCTCGAGCTGGTGCCGGTGCTGGCGGAGTTCGTGCCCCCTGCCCTGGTCTTCGACAAGCACGGCTACTCGGCCTTCACCGCGCCGGGGCTGGGCCGGCGCCTGCGGGAGACCGGCATCGACACGCTGATCGTGACCGGCGGCGAAACCGACATCTGCGTCTGGGCCACGGTGATCGGCGCCGTCGACCGCGGCTATCGGGTGGTGCTGGCCGCGGACGGCGTCTGCAGCACCTCGGACGCCACCCACGAATCCCTGCTGCATCTCTGCCGCAGCCGGTTCTCGCAGCAGATCGAGGTCGCCTGGATCGACGAGATCGTCGACGCCTGGCGATAG
- a CDS encoding CBS domain-containing protein gives MTADVKYCFEDQDLGEVSHNMGDVQLRRLPVVDRDKRLVGILSLGDVAMKGDGSAGEALGGISRPNVGRG, from the coding sequence ATGACCGCCGACGTCAAGTACTGCTTCGAGGACCAGGATCTCGGCGAGGTCAGCCACAATATGGGCGATGTCCAGCTCCGCCGCCTGCCGGTGGTGGACCGCGACAAGCGCCTGGTCGGCATCCTGTCGCTGGGCGACGTCGCGATGAAGGGCGACGGCTCGGCCGGAGAAGCGCTGGGCGGGATCTCCCGTCCGAATGTCGGGCGGGGCTGA
- a CDS encoding zinc-dependent alcohol dehydrogenase gives MKAVVFHGIGDIRLDDVPEPRIEEPTDAIVRLTASAICGTDLHFVRGTVSGMKPGTILGHEGVGVVEELGSLVRNIDVGDRVIIPSTVACGSCAYCRAGYYAQCDVANPGGNRAGTAFFGGPEANGAIPGLQAEKARVPFAHVGLVKIPDDVSDDQAILMSDIFPTGWFGAELAEVTDGDTVAVFGCGPVGQFAIASAKLMGAGRVFAVDRHEDRLAMARRQGAETINFEREDPVQTILDLTRNIGVDRVIDAVGVDAVHAHHGPAARQAKEKKRAFEKEVEEIAPDAHPRDGQWQPGDAPSQALAWAVTALAKAGTLGIIGVYPLAAEHFPIGEAMNKNLTVKMGNCNHRKYIPHLVELTRSGVIDPAAMLTQVDPIGSAIEAFEAFDRREPGWLKVKLEPQA, from the coding sequence ATGAAGGCAGTGGTGTTTCACGGCATCGGCGATATCCGTCTGGACGACGTGCCCGAGCCGCGGATCGAGGAACCGACGGACGCGATCGTGCGGCTGACCGCCTCGGCGATCTGCGGCACCGACCTCCATTTCGTGCGCGGCACCGTCTCCGGCATGAAGCCGGGCACGATCCTCGGGCATGAGGGCGTCGGCGTGGTCGAGGAGCTCGGATCCCTGGTCCGCAACATCGATGTCGGGGACCGGGTGATCATCCCCTCGACCGTCGCCTGCGGCAGCTGCGCCTATTGCCGGGCGGGCTACTACGCCCAGTGCGACGTCGCCAATCCCGGCGGCAACCGCGCCGGCACCGCCTTCTTCGGCGGGCCGGAGGCGAACGGCGCCATCCCGGGCCTGCAGGCGGAGAAGGCACGCGTGCCCTTCGCCCATGTCGGCCTGGTGAAGATCCCGGACGACGTCAGCGACGACCAGGCCATCCTGATGTCCGACATCTTCCCGACCGGCTGGTTCGGCGCCGAGCTGGCGGAGGTGACCGACGGCGACACGGTCGCGGTGTTCGGCTGCGGCCCGGTCGGCCAGTTCGCGATCGCCAGCGCCAAGCTGATGGGGGCCGGGCGCGTCTTCGCCGTCGACCGGCACGAGGACCGCCTGGCCATGGCCCGGCGCCAGGGCGCCGAGACGATCAACTTCGAGCGCGAGGATCCGGTCCAGACCATCCTCGACCTGACCCGCAACATCGGCGTCGACCGCGTCATCGACGCGGTGGGTGTCGATGCCGTCCATGCCCATCACGGCCCGGCGGCCCGGCAGGCGAAGGAGAAGAAGCGGGCTTTCGAGAAGGAGGTCGAGGAGATCGCGCCCGACGCGCATCCGCGGGACGGGCAGTGGCAGCCGGGCGACGCGCCGAGCCAGGCGCTGGCTTGGGCGGTGACGGCCCTGGCAAAGGCCGGCACGCTCGGCATCATCGGGGTCTATCCGCTGGCGGCGGAGCATTTCCCGATCGGCGAGGCGATGAACAAGAATCTCACCGTCAAGATGGGCAACTGCAATCACCGGAAATACATCCCGCATCTGGTCGAGCTGACCCGCTCCGGCGTCATCGACCCGGCGGCAATGCTGACCCAGGTCGACCCGATCGGGAGCGCGATCGAGGCGTTCGAGGCGTTCGACCGGCGCGAGCCCGGCTGGCTGAAGGTGAAGCTGGAGCCTCAGGCGTAA
- a CDS encoding response regulator: MTGDDRSAPVESDSMAAILIVEDEPFVRMMAEDAAQGLGLEPLSATDGEAAIAMARAAQALQILFTDIHMPPGPDGWTVARAVREIHPGIRVIYTSGQAGPEDCARLGVPRARLLPKPYTQAELAAAIAETAGDGIAGPS; the protein is encoded by the coding sequence ATGACCGGCGACGACCGGTCGGCGCCGGTCGAGAGCGACAGTATGGCCGCGATCCTGATCGTGGAAGACGAGCCCTTCGTGCGGATGATGGCGGAGGATGCGGCGCAGGGCCTCGGGCTGGAGCCGCTGTCCGCAACCGACGGCGAGGCGGCGATCGCCATGGCCCGCGCCGCGCAGGCGCTGCAGATCCTGTTCACCGACATCCACATGCCGCCCGGCCCGGACGGCTGGACCGTCGCCCGTGCGGTGCGGGAGATCCATCCCGGCATCCGGGTGATCTACACCAGCGGCCAGGCCGGGCCGGAGGACTGCGCCCGGCTCGGCGTCCCGCGGGCCCGGCTGCTGCCGAAGCCCTACACCCAGGCGGAGCTGGCCGCCGCGATCGCCGAAACGGCCGGCGACGGGATCGCAGGACCGTCCTGA
- a CDS encoding avidin/streptavidin family protein — protein MASWNGTWRNQYGSTVVIEEDGGGVIRGVFRTALEDSSFFGQDVPIHGAAHGDVIAFTAAGSGTAGSAAVSYTGLLRDGKLETLWHTVADQALTAAEEGVPAEIRKVPAWRAFGTSLDTFERVG, from the coding sequence ATGGCGTCCTGGAACGGCACATGGCGCAACCAATACGGATCGACTGTCGTGATCGAGGAGGACGGCGGCGGCGTCATCCGCGGCGTGTTCCGCACGGCCCTGGAGGACAGCAGCTTCTTCGGGCAGGACGTCCCGATCCACGGGGCGGCCCATGGCGACGTCATCGCCTTCACGGCCGCCGGCAGCGGGACGGCCGGATCGGCAGCGGTCAGCTATACGGGGCTTCTCAGGGACGGCAAGCTCGAAACCCTCTGGCACACCGTCGCCGACCAGGCCCTGACGGCGGCCGAGGAAGGCGTGCCGGCCGAGATCAGGAAGGTCCCGGCCTGGCGCGCCTTCGGCACCAGCCTGGATACGTTCGAGCGCGTCGGCTGA
- a CDS encoding PAS domain S-box protein: MNGKTGVAAPATTRPASAVSPAGERAAQEILQALPAAIYTTDAAGRITFYNEAAAALWGCRPELGKSEFCGSWKLYWPDGTPLPHDECPMALALKQGQAIRGMEAVAERPDGTRVPFIPYPTPLFDAAGRLAGAVNMLVDITERHRAEQQTLALAEERARGEQAAQRLAAIVESSADAIVAKDLNGVITSWNQGAQRLFGYTAEEAVGQPITIVIPEDRLGEEPEILARIRRGERVEHFETIRRRKDGSLVEISLTISPIRNREGEIVGASKIARDITDRKQAQERQTLLLREMSHRVKNLFALAGAVITLSTRAAQSPEELAEQVRNRLGTLARAHELTLPDLRREQAATPTTLEALLRTIVSPFEDRSDGRVAIAGPEVAVGGHAVTSLALLLHELATNAAKYGALSAASGRIAVVWTVEGEALSLSWTERGGPPAAGSAHGDGFGTWLVDSTVKGQLQGQIARHWGAEGLTITMTMPLDRLAG, encoded by the coding sequence ATGAACGGCAAGACCGGGGTTGCAGCACCCGCGACGACACGGCCGGCGTCAGCGGTTTCCCCGGCGGGAGAGCGGGCGGCGCAGGAGATCCTGCAGGCGCTTCCGGCCGCGATCTACACCACCGACGCCGCCGGGCGCATCACCTTCTACAACGAGGCCGCGGCCGCGCTGTGGGGCTGCCGGCCGGAGCTGGGGAAGAGCGAGTTCTGCGGCTCCTGGAAGCTGTACTGGCCGGACGGCACGCCGCTGCCGCATGACGAGTGCCCGATGGCCTTGGCGCTGAAGCAGGGGCAGGCGATCCGGGGCATGGAGGCGGTGGCCGAGCGGCCCGACGGTACGCGGGTCCCGTTCATCCCGTATCCGACGCCGCTGTTCGACGCCGCGGGCCGGCTGGCCGGCGCCGTGAACATGCTGGTCGACATCACGGAGCGGCATCGTGCCGAGCAGCAGACCTTGGCCTTGGCCGAGGAGCGCGCCCGCGGCGAGCAGGCAGCGCAGCGGCTGGCAGCGATCGTGGAATCCTCCGCGGATGCGATCGTGGCCAAAGACCTCAACGGCGTCATCACCAGCTGGAATCAGGGGGCCCAGCGCCTGTTCGGCTATACCGCCGAGGAAGCCGTCGGCCAGCCGATCACCATCGTGATCCCGGAGGACCGGCTGGGCGAGGAACCGGAGATCCTGGCCCGGATCCGCCGGGGCGAGCGGGTCGAGCATTTCGAGACCATCCGCCGCCGGAAGGACGGCAGCCTGGTCGAGATCTCGCTGACGATCTCGCCGATCCGGAACCGCGAGGGCGAGATCGTCGGCGCCTCGAAGATCGCCCGCGACATCACCGACCGGAAGCAGGCTCAGGAGCGCCAGACCCTGCTGCTGCGGGAGATGAGCCACCGGGTCAAGAACCTGTTCGCCCTGGCCGGCGCCGTCATCACCCTGAGCACCCGCGCCGCGCAGTCGCCGGAGGAGCTGGCGGAGCAGGTGCGGAACCGGCTCGGCACCCTGGCCCGCGCGCATGAGCTGACCCTGCCGGACCTGCGGCGCGAGCAGGCGGCGACGCCGACCACGCTCGAGGCCCTGTTGCGCACCATCGTGTCGCCCTTCGAGGACCGGAGCGACGGGCGCGTCGCCATCGCCGGGCCGGAGGTGGCCGTCGGCGGCCACGCCGTGACCAGCCTGGCGCTGCTGCTGCACGAGCTGGCGACCAACGCCGCCAAATACGGCGCCCTGTCCGCGGCGTCGGGCCGGATCGCCGTCGTCTGGACGGTCGAGGGCGAGGCCCTGTCGCTGAGCTGGACCGAACGGGGCGGGCCGCCGGCCGCCGGGAGCGCCCATGGCGACGGCTTCGGCACCTGGCTGGTCGACAGCACCGTCAAGGGCCAGTTGCAGGGTCAGATCGCTCGCCACTGGGGCGCCGAGGGTCTGACCATCACGATGACCATGCCGCTCGACCGCCTGGCCGGGTGA
- a CDS encoding DUF2934 domain-containing protein, whose amino-acid sequence MDDLERRIREHAHRIWLEEGCPSGREEAHWDMARELVAIEDGQRDATRPNPVATEGEEVIHPEPVEPVEAVEGLGDLPGRTDQSEGRDYPKRKGRRPAGRS is encoded by the coding sequence ATGGATGATCTGGAACGGCGCATCCGCGAGCACGCCCACCGCATCTGGCTGGAGGAGGGCTGCCCCTCCGGACGGGAGGAGGCGCATTGGGACATGGCGCGCGAGCTGGTCGCGATCGAGGACGGCCAGCGCGACGCGACCCGCCCCAACCCGGTCGCCACGGAAGGCGAGGAGGTCATCCACCCCGAACCGGTCGAACCGGTCGAGGCGGTGGAAGGCCTGGGCGACCTGCCGGGGCGCACCGACCAGTCCGAAGGCCGCGACTACCCGAAGCGGAAAGGCCGCCGCCCCGCCGGCCGAAGCTAA
- a CDS encoding helix-turn-helix domain-containing protein, producing MAAPPASSGTLPPVDGLRPGRRDEPAWARPPLDLLAPAARSRLIAADQHRLAKGDRTDWGDRDCLHLLRSGWMAQFRTLTDGRRHILRFLMPGDLVGVTSQFSGSVPAPAVALTDARVATVPVAELIDAASASAMRQLCVILALENAQAHETLLSLGCLNADERLAALLLGLFERAAARDLVSDRGLRLPLTQLDIADALGISPVHTNRMVMKLQRAGLIRLKAEWLQILDGPGLEAVAQWPRPLAWASRPDHAPRPQPPSGVRRPPGPKAPAVPQRTAKRILVVEDDQVLALHVQGILRSLGFEILGPAPSLEDGLRLAEAGDLDAAVLDVRLDHGQRVFPVARTLQRRSIPFSFMTGYTDPELDSFGAPVIQKPVEAGTVTAVIEQLIH from the coding sequence ATGGCCGCTCCCCCCGCATCGTCCGGAACCCTGCCGCCCGTGGACGGCCTCCGGCCGGGCCGGCGGGACGAGCCCGCATGGGCGCGGCCGCCGCTCGATCTGCTCGCGCCCGCGGCCAGGTCGCGGCTCATCGCCGCGGACCAGCACCGCCTGGCAAAGGGGGACCGGACCGACTGGGGCGACCGCGATTGCCTCCACCTCCTCCGATCCGGCTGGATGGCGCAGTTCCGCACGCTGACCGACGGGCGGCGGCATATCCTTCGCTTCCTCATGCCGGGCGACCTGGTCGGCGTGACCTCGCAGTTCTCCGGATCGGTGCCGGCCCCCGCCGTCGCCCTCACCGACGCGCGGGTGGCGACGGTCCCGGTCGCGGAGCTGATCGACGCCGCCTCGGCCTCCGCCATGCGCCAGCTCTGCGTCATCCTGGCATTGGAGAACGCGCAGGCGCACGAGACCCTGCTGTCGCTCGGATGCCTCAATGCCGACGAGCGTCTCGCCGCCCTCCTGCTGGGGCTGTTCGAGCGGGCCGCGGCCCGGGATCTCGTCAGCGACCGCGGCCTGCGGCTGCCGCTGACCCAGCTGGACATCGCCGACGCCCTGGGGATCTCGCCGGTCCACACCAACCGGATGGTGATGAAGCTGCAGCGGGCCGGGCTGATCCGCCTGAAGGCCGAATGGCTGCAGATCCTCGACGGCCCGGGGCTGGAGGCGGTGGCGCAATGGCCGCGCCCCCTGGCCTGGGCCAGCCGGCCCGACCACGCGCCCCGGCCGCAGCCGCCCAGCGGCGTCCGCCGGCCGCCGGGCCCGAAAGCCCCTGCGGTCCCGCAGCGCACGGCCAAGCGGATCCTGGTGGTCGAGGACGACCAGGTCCTGGCCCTGCACGTGCAGGGCATCCTCCGGTCGCTCGGCTTCGAGATCCTGGGGCCGGCCCCCTCGCTCGAAGACGGGCTGCGCCTCGCCGAGGCCGGCGATCTCGATGCCGCCGTCCTCGACGTCCGGCTCGACCACGGCCAGCGGGTCTTCCCGGTGGCGCGGACGCTGCAGCGCCGCAGCATCCCCTTCTCCTTCATGACCGGCTACACCGACCCGGAGCTGGACAGCTTCGGGGCCCCCGTCATCCAGAAGCCGGTCGAGGCGGGGACCGTAACGGCGGTGATCGAGCAGCTGATCCACTGA
- a CDS encoding NADP-dependent oxidoreductase, with protein sequence MTTMRCVRIHGFGGPEVLSVEEVAAPHPAGGEVLVRVHAASVNPVDAKIRSGRYPRVQADQLPLVLGRDVAGEVVESGGGAGLPAVGTPVHAMLGWDRGGYADYAVVKGTELAPQPDGLGDAEAAAVPLAGLTAWQGLFDHGGLQAGQRVLIHGGAGGVGHFAVQFAKAAGAFVATTVSGDDLAFAHELGADQAVDYEADRFEERVEPVDVVFDLVGGDTQARSWGVLKPGGILVSTLGPPDEAAARAHGARGAGYMVQPNGLQLAEIDRLIANGRVRPVIGAVLPLPEAAIAHERLERHRLRGKLVLEVAAAD encoded by the coding sequence ATGACCACGATGCGATGCGTCCGGATCCACGGCTTCGGCGGCCCCGAGGTGCTGTCGGTCGAGGAGGTGGCGGCCCCCCATCCGGCCGGGGGCGAGGTGCTGGTGCGGGTGCACGCCGCCAGCGTGAACCCGGTGGACGCCAAGATCCGCTCCGGCCGCTATCCGCGGGTGCAGGCGGACCAGCTGCCGCTGGTCCTGGGCCGGGACGTGGCCGGCGAGGTGGTGGAGAGCGGCGGCGGCGCCGGGTTGCCGGCCGTCGGGACCCCGGTCCACGCCATGCTGGGCTGGGATCGCGGCGGCTATGCCGACTATGCCGTGGTCAAGGGGACCGAGCTGGCGCCGCAGCCGGACGGGCTCGGCGACGCCGAGGCGGCGGCCGTGCCGCTGGCCGGGCTGACCGCCTGGCAGGGGCTGTTCGACCATGGCGGGCTGCAGGCCGGCCAGCGGGTGCTGATCCATGGCGGCGCCGGCGGCGTCGGGCATTTCGCCGTCCAGTTCGCCAAGGCCGCCGGCGCCTTCGTCGCCACCACCGTGTCCGGCGACGACCTGGCCTTCGCCCATGAGCTCGGGGCCGACCAGGCGGTCGACTACGAGGCCGACCGGTTCGAGGAGCGGGTCGAGCCGGTCGACGTCGTGTTCGATCTGGTGGGTGGGGACACCCAGGCGCGGTCCTGGGGCGTGCTCAAGCCCGGCGGGATCCTGGTGTCGACCCTGGGACCTCCCGACGAAGCGGCGGCCCGCGCCCACGGCGCGCGCGGCGCCGGCTACATGGTGCAGCCGAACGGGCTGCAGCTGGCCGAGATCGACCGGCTGATCGCCAACGGCCGGGTGCGGCCCGTCATCGGCGCGGTGCTGCCGCTGCCCGAGGCCGCCATCGCCCATGAGCGGCTGGAGCGGCACCGGCTGCGCGGCAAGCTGGTGCTTGAGGTCGCCGCGGCGGACTAG
- a CDS encoding sorbosone dehydrogenase family protein, with product MRGIGKAVALTVAAVVVLAVAAAGGVYLLATTGGEAQLPEQASIGPSPKLPEPTTSLIPTVAIAPAKGWAEGAKPTPASGLAVTAFAQGLDHPRWLLVLPNGDVLVAESNAPKRPEEGKGVKGMVYQAAQGWAGAGVESANRITLLRDADGDGVAETRSALLQGLNSPFGMALVGQDLYVANTDAVLRFPYKDGDTEIVGPGVKVADLPAGPLNHHWTKNIIASPDGKRLYATVGSNSNAGENGLDKEERRAAILEIDIASGRSRIFASGLRNPNGLGWEPETGALWTAVNERDELGSDLVPDYMTAVKEGGFYGWPYSYYGQHVDSRVSPQKPELVARAIVPDYALGNHTASLGLAFAEGSLLPDRFRHGVFIGQHGSWNRNPPSGYKVIFVPFSGGRPSGPPVDVLTGFISADGDAQGRPVGVAIDRRGALLVADDVGNTVWRVAPQQQTAARP from the coding sequence ATGAGAGGGATCGGGAAGGCTGTCGCGCTGACGGTCGCGGCCGTGGTCGTGCTGGCCGTCGCCGCGGCCGGCGGCGTCTATCTGCTCGCCACCACCGGGGGCGAGGCGCAGCTGCCCGAACAGGCGTCGATCGGGCCCAGCCCGAAGCTTCCCGAGCCGACGACATCGCTGATCCCGACCGTCGCCATCGCCCCGGCGAAGGGCTGGGCCGAAGGGGCCAAGCCGACCCCCGCATCCGGCCTCGCCGTCACCGCCTTCGCCCAGGGGCTCGATCATCCGCGCTGGCTCCTGGTGCTGCCGAACGGCGACGTGCTGGTGGCCGAGAGCAACGCGCCGAAGCGGCCCGAGGAGGGCAAGGGCGTCAAGGGCATGGTCTACCAGGCGGCGCAGGGCTGGGCCGGCGCCGGGGTCGAGAGCGCCAACCGCATCACCCTGCTGCGCGACGCCGACGGCGACGGGGTGGCGGAGACCCGCAGCGCATTGCTGCAGGGCCTGAACTCGCCCTTCGGCATGGCGCTGGTCGGCCAGGACCTCTATGTCGCCAACACCGACGCCGTGCTGCGCTTCCCCTACAAGGACGGCGACACGGAGATCGTCGGGCCGGGCGTGAAGGTCGCCGACCTTCCAGCCGGGCCGCTGAACCACCACTGGACCAAGAACATCATCGCCAGCCCGGACGGCAAGCGGCTCTACGCCACCGTCGGCTCGAACAGCAATGCCGGCGAGAACGGCCTCGACAAGGAGGAGCGGCGGGCGGCGATCCTGGAGATCGATATCGCCAGCGGCCGGTCCCGCATCTTCGCCTCCGGCCTGCGCAACCCGAACGGCCTGGGCTGGGAGCCGGAGACGGGCGCGCTGTGGACCGCGGTGAACGAGCGCGACGAGCTCGGCAGCGACCTGGTGCCGGACTACATGACCGCGGTGAAGGAGGGCGGCTTCTATGGCTGGCCCTACAGCTATTACGGCCAGCATGTCGACAGCCGCGTCTCGCCGCAGAAGCCGGAGCTGGTGGCCAGGGCGATCGTGCCGGACTATGCGCTGGGCAATCACACCGCGTCGCTCGGCCTGGCCTTCGCCGAAGGCTCGCTGCTGCCGGACCGGTTCCGCCACGGCGTCTTCATCGGCCAGCACGGCTCGTGGAACCGCAATCCGCCCAGCGGCTACAAGGTGATTTTCGTGCCTTTCTCCGGCGGCCGCCCCTCCGGCCCGCCGGTCGACGTCCTGACCGGCTTCATCAGCGCCGACGGCGACGCGCAGGGGCGGCCCGTCGGCGTCGCGATCGACCGCCGCGGCGCGCTGCTGGTGGCGGACGATGTCGGCAACACCGTCTGGCGCGTGGCGCCGCAGCAGCAGACCGCGGCCAGGCCGTAA
- a CDS encoding SDR family NAD(P)-dependent oxidoreductase, with translation MQRFQGKVAIVTGAGSGIGEATARRLSAEGAAVVLADRDEESIRRVAGSLPPDRTLAHPVDVSRSDAVDGMVRTAVERFGRLDILVNNAGIHDGGDPAGISDDRWRAVMATDADGVFFGCRAAIPHLERSRGAIVNTASVSGTGGDWGMSPYNAAKGAVVNLTRALALDLGRRGIRVNSVCPSLTRTGMTEEMLQDETLVAKFIERIPLGRVCEPEEVAAVVAFLASDDASFVTGANVAVDGGVSASNGQPAQS, from the coding sequence ATGCAGCGATTTCAGGGCAAGGTCGCGATCGTGACCGGGGCCGGATCGGGCATCGGCGAGGCGACCGCGCGCCGCCTGTCCGCCGAGGGCGCCGCGGTGGTCCTGGCCGACCGCGACGAAGAGAGCATCCGCCGGGTCGCCGGCAGCCTGCCGCCGGACCGGACCCTGGCGCACCCGGTCGACGTCTCCCGGTCCGACGCGGTCGACGGCATGGTCAGGACGGCGGTCGAGCGCTTCGGTCGGCTCGACATCCTGGTCAACAACGCAGGCATCCATGACGGCGGCGACCCGGCCGGGATCAGCGACGATCGCTGGCGCGCCGTGATGGCCACCGACGCCGACGGCGTGTTCTTCGGCTGCCGGGCCGCGATTCCCCACCTCGAACGGTCGCGTGGCGCGATCGTCAACACGGCCTCGGTCTCCGGCACCGGCGGGGATTGGGGGATGAGCCCCTACAACGCCGCCAAGGGCGCCGTGGTGAACCTGACCCGGGCCCTGGCGCTCGACCTCGGCCGAAGGGGCATCCGCGTCAATTCCGTCTGCCCCAGCCTGACCCGCACCGGCATGACCGAGGAGATGCTGCAGGACGAGACGCTGGTGGCGAAGTTCATCGAACGGATCCCCCTGGGCCGGGTGTGCGAGCCCGAGGAGGTGGCGGCCGTGGTCGCCTTCCTGGCCAGCGACGACGCCAGCTTCGTCACCGGCGCCAATGTCGCGGTCGACGGCGGCGTGTCGGCCTCGAACGGCCAGCCGGCGCAATCCTGA